One Cystobacter ferrugineus genomic window, TCATCGCTCATGGTCCACCCTCGACGGGGCGCGTCCGTGGCTCACGCCCCGAGAATGTAGACACTGTAAGCAGTCATGTTTTCGCTGTCAACATCTGTGTTTTCGACGTCAACATGTGGACGGCTGGGTGCCCTCGTCCCCCTGGAGGGAGAGGAGCGGCTCAGGCGAGGGCGCGTGGTTCGAGCGGGGGCAGGGCGGCCATCTGGGCGCGCAGCTTCCGCACCTCGATGGGCTTGTCGAGGCAGGGCCGGCCCGTGCTGTCGAGGAAGGCGCGGGTGCGTTCGGTGATGGCACCACCCGTCATGAAGATGACGCGCTGGGCCTGGTCGGGCGCCAGTTGGAGCAGCATCTCGTAGAACTGGGGGCCATCCATCTCCGGCATCAGCAGGTCGCAGAGGATGACGTCGAAGCGCTGGCCCGCGGCCACCCGTGCCAGGGCGGTGGTGCCTTGGACGAGCACGTGGACGTCGCAGGGGGTTCCGAGCAGGCGCTGGAGCGCCCGTCCCACCATGGCCTCGTCATCCAGGACGAGGACGCACCGGGGCTGGGCGGGGGTGAGCAGCTCGCGCGAGGGCTGGGGCGCCAGGGCGTCGGCGCGGGGCAGCAGCAGGTGGAACACGCTGCCGCGCCCCATCTCGCTCTCCACGCCGAACTGGGCGCCCAGCTCCAGCGCGAGGCGGCGGCAGATGGACAACCCCAGGCCCGTGCCCACGCCCACCGGCTTGGTGGTGAAGAAGGGCTCGAAGATGCGCTCGCGCAGCTCCGGGGGGATGCCCCGGCCGGTGTCGTGCACCTCCACGCGCACCTGGCCGGTGGCTTCTTCCTCGCGCGTCACCAGGCGGATCTCCCGCGCGATGCCGGGACCGTCGGCGACGGCGTCCGCGGCGTTGATGAGCAGGTTGAGGAAGATCTGCCCGAGCGGCCCCTCGCCGCCGAGCACCTGGGACGTCGCGTTGTATTCCTTGATGACGCGCGCCCGGTGGGAGACGTGGTTCCACGCCATGCGCAGCGACGAGTCGAGCACGCGGTGCACGTCCAGGGGCCCGCGCTGCTTGTCCTCCGGCCGCGAGAAGACCTTGATGTCGCGCACGATCTCCCGGATGCGGTCGGCGCACATGCGCGAGTCGATCAACGCCTGCTCCTGCTCGGAGTCGGGGCCCTCGGCCGGCCCGGGCTCGCGCTCGCCGCGCTCCTCCAGGAGGAAGTCCAGGTTGGCCATGAGCGAGGCGAGCGGGTTGTTGATTTCATGCGCCACGCTGGCCGACAGCAGCCCCAGCGAGGCGAGCCGGTCGGACAAGAGCAGCTGCTCCTGCATGCCCCGGCGCTCGGCGCGCACCCCGGCCTCTCGCAGCTCGCGCGCCATGGCGGGCCCCAGCCGCCCGAGCCGGTCCTTGAGCAGGAAGTCGTGGACGCCGGCCTTCATGGCCGCCACGGCGGTGTCCTCGCCCATCTGTCCGGAGACGATGAGGAAGGGCAGGTCCAGGCCGCGCTGCTTCACCAGCCGGAAGGCGGCCAGCGCATCGAAGCGCGGCAGCGCGTAGTCCGCGATGATGGCGTCCCAGGCTCCCTGATCGAGCGCCTGGGTGAACGCCTCGGCCGTCTCGACGCGGGTGTGGGTGATGTCATAGCCGCCGCGTCGCAGCTCGCGCAGCACCATCAGGGCATCGTCCTCGAGATCCTCGACGAGCAGCAGTTTCAGGGGGGTGGCCATCAGCTCTTCCTTCGTCCATCGTCCCTTCGTACGTCCGTGGAGGGGGGGGCGCCTCCACCCGAGGCTTCGTGCAGGGTGAAGAAGAAGGTGGCTCCCTGGCCCACCCGCCCTTCGCCCCAGACGCGGCCTCCATGGCGTTGGATGATACGCCGCACCGTGGCCAGACCCACGCCATTGCCCTCGAATTCCTGCGCGCCGTGCAGGCGCTGGAAGACGCCGAAGAGCCGGGACTGATACTCCATGTCAAAGCCCGCCCCATTGTC contains:
- a CDS encoding response regulator; translation: MATPLKLLLVEDLEDDALMVLRELRRGGYDITHTRVETAEAFTQALDQGAWDAIIADYALPRFDALAAFRLVKQRGLDLPFLIVSGQMGEDTAVAAMKAGVHDFLLKDRLGRLGPAMARELREAGVRAERRGMQEQLLLSDRLASLGLLSASVAHEINNPLASLMANLDFLLEERGEREPGPAEGPDSEQEQALIDSRMCADRIREIVRDIKVFSRPEDKQRGPLDVHRVLDSSLRMAWNHVSHRARVIKEYNATSQVLGGEGPLGQIFLNLLINAADAVADGPGIAREIRLVTREEEATGQVRVEVHDTGRGIPPELRERIFEPFFTTKPVGVGTGLGLSICRRLALELGAQFGVESEMGRGSVFHLLLPRADALAPQPSRELLTPAQPRCVLVLDDEAMVGRALQRLLGTPCDVHVLVQGTTALARVAAGQRFDVILCDLLMPEMDGPQFYEMLLQLAPDQAQRVIFMTGGAITERTRAFLDSTGRPCLDKPIEVRKLRAQMAALPPLEPRALA